The following are encoded together in the Amyelois transitella isolate CPQ chromosome 6, ilAmyTran1.1, whole genome shotgun sequence genome:
- the LOC132901844 gene encoding uncharacterized protein LOC132901844, protein MEKTFKKQIVKSAAAVKRKVGMINDTKNVNNMALEKIFKPIVDPLNLIANKNNEKWVENENNYIPSVGKKCKNESTSSYSSNEESNDTVSESDFPNNYNKTLISTPSEDHNVSEGSFKSIASSPDNRQTLSWSTSSEVMDAIPFGVRHERGKLMLGNIRVFDNDNILKIGTRILKKTDGLRELLFKRKPDLEKIREEDLQNYKLLLIDTNAHRRNYESSKPINSNKGFKYINVIKPLFKFSKNMTSSVESLPQGKGIPLLKKVKKYTDYVYWDDPNELVERLKLLLGSRAAGNSGVDNEIIAVIEELREAGIINIEHKQLSPQKMTSIIRDL, encoded by the coding sequence atggaaaaaacatttaaaaaacaaatagtaaaGTCAGCAGCAGctgttaaaagaaaagtggGGATGATTAACGATacaaaaaacgtaaataatatggcactggagaaaattttcaaacctaTTGTTGATCCCCTTAATTTGatagccaataaaaataatgaaaaatgggttgagaatgaaaataattacattcccTCTGTtgggaaaaaatgtaaaaatgaaagtacATCGTCTTATTCATCCAATGAAGAATCGAATGACACTGTTTCTGAAAGCGACTTTCctaataattacaacaaaactttaatttccaCACCTTCTGAAGATCATAATGTCAGTGAAGGTTCGTTCAAATCTATTGCGTCTTCTCCAGATAATCGTCAAACTTTGTCGTGGTCTACATCATCAGAAGTAATGGATGCTATACCTTTTGGAGTAAGACATGAGCGGGGAAAACTAATGCTTGGCAATATTCGTGTTTTCGATAATGATAACATTCTGAAAATAGGAACTCGAATTTTAAAGAAGACAGATGGTTTAAGagagttactatttaaaaggaAACCTGATCTAGAAAAAATTAGAGAGGAGgacttgcaaaattataaattgttactaaTTGATACTAATGCACATCGACGTAATTATGAGTCATCTAAACCTATAAACAGTAACaaaggttttaaatacattaatgtcattaagcctttatttaaattctcaaaaaatatgacttcaaGTGTAGAAAGTCTCCCTCAAGGAAAAGGTATTCCACttctgaaaaaagtaaaaaaatatactgattatgtttattgggaTGATCCCAACGAACTGGTAGAacgattaaaattgttgttaggATCACGAGCGGCTGGCAATAGTGGTgtagataatgaaattattgcagTCATAGAAGAATTACGAGAAGctggaattataaatatagaacataAACAGCTATCGCCACAGAAAATGACCAGTATAATTCGAGATCTCTAA